One window of the Delphinus delphis chromosome 20, mDelDel1.2, whole genome shotgun sequence genome contains the following:
- the IRGC gene encoding LOW QUALITY PROTEIN: interferon-inducible GTPase 5 (The sequence of the model RefSeq protein was modified relative to this genomic sequence to represent the inferred CDS: inserted 3 bases in 2 codons; deleted 1 base in 1 codon) has translation MATAKLPAVPGEEENTILMAKEELEALRTAFESGDIPQAASCLRELLASFESTRLEMGVTGETGXGKSSLINALRGLGAEDPGAAFTGVIETTMQPSPYPHPQLPDVTLWDLPGAGSPGCPADKYLKQVDFGRYDFFLLVSPRRCGAVETRLASEILRQGKQFYFVRTRTQRPSGFSEAAALQEVREHCAERLRGAGVNDLRVFLVSDLSPARHDFPLLVSAWEHDLPAPCRQAGLLSLPDVSLEALRKKTDMLQEQVLKTALVLGVIQALPGPGXGGRYDNALLVRGYHRSFGLDDDSLAKLAEQVGKQAGDLRSDILSPLANEVSPETVLRLYSQSSDGAMREAGAFEKGIPLLGTLVAGGISFSTVYTMLRGCLNEMAEDAQQVRIKALEEEGSQPEVSLQAAGDNGVEKRGSGEGSGEEDPLSTCQKLGLLLRYILHSWKKRDLSEDK, from the exons ATGGCTACTGCGAAGTTGCCAGCGGTGCCCGGGGAGGAGGAGAACACCATCCTCATGGCCAAGGAAGAGTTGGAGGCCCTGCGCACCGCCTTCGAGTCGGGCGACATCCCTCAGGCCGCCTCCTGCCTCCGGGAGTTGCTGGCCTCTTTCGAGAGCACCCGGCTGGAGATGGGCGTCACAGGCGAGACCG GAGGCAAGTCGTCCCTCATTAATGCCCTCCGTGGCCTGGGCGCCGAGGACCCCGGCGCGGCCTTCACTGGCGTCATAGAGACCACAATGCAGCCCTCGCCCTACCCGCACCCGCAGTTGCCAGACGTGACCCTGTGGGACCTGCCGGGGGCCGGCTCTCCAGGCTGCCCGGCCGACAAGTACCTGAAGCAGGTGGACTTCGGCCGCTATGATTTCTTCCTGCTGGTCTCGCCCCGCCGCTGCGGCGCCGTGGAGACCCGCCTGGCCTCCGAGATCCTGCGCCAGGGCAAACAGTTCTACTTCGTGCGCACGCGCACCCAGCGACCCTCGGGCTTCAGCGAGGCGGCGGCCCTGCAGGAGGTCCGCGAGCACTGCGCCGAGCGGCTGCGTGGGGCCGGCGTGAACGACCTGCGCGTCTTCCTCGTGTCCGACCTCTCGCCCGCGCGCCACGACTTCCCGCTGCTCGTGTCCGCCTGGGAGCACGATCTGCCCGCGCCCTGTCGCCAGGCCGGCCTGCTGTCGCTGCCCGACGTCTCGCTGGAGGCCCTGCGGAAGAAGACGGACATGCTCCAGGAGCAGGTGCTCAAGACGGCCCTGGTGTTGGGCGTCATCCAGGCTCTGCCCGGGCCCGG CGGCGGCCGCTACGACAATGCGCTGCTCGTCCGCGGCTACCACCGCAGCTTCGGCCTGGACGACGACTCGCTAGCCAAGCTGGCCGAGCAGGTGGGCAAACAGGCAGGCGATCTGCGCTCGGACATCCTCTCCCCGCTGGCCAACGAGGTCTCGCCCGAGACTGTCCTGCGGCTCTACTCCCAGTCGTCCGACGGTGCCATGAGGGAGGCCGGGGCCTTTGAGAAGGGCATCCCCCTGCTCGGAACGCTGGTGGCC GGGGGCATCAGCTTCAGCACCGTCTACACCATGCTCCGGGGCTGCCTCAACGAGATGGCCGAGGATGCCCAGCAGGTCCGCATCAAGGCCTTGGAGGAGGAGGGGTCCCAGCCTGAGGTCAGCCTGCAGGCGGCTGGTGACAACGGCGTGGAAAAGCGGGGATCCGGGGAGGGGAGCGGCGAGGAAGACCCGCTCTCGACCTGCCAGAAGCTCGGCCTCCTCCTCAGGTACATTCTCCACAGCTGGAAGAAGCGAGATTTGTCGGAAGACAAATGA